One window from the genome of Haladaptatus paucihalophilus DX253 encodes:
- a CDS encoding phosphotransferase family protein, which translates to MDEQIAAALDDAFPDRDVDAVHPSGPSWNDENRTVGIDFRDGESVYLKMSNVGDGSRIARERAVIDYVDEHGDVPVPTVLASDSAGAVPYLVTAPVVGENLLSSWSDANATERAELARQVGLSLANVHALRFEEHGRIVGGSADGLELETKPWTDVLVETMTEMSDIGSQDRFSHHFDAVIEAVEDNRELLDDTPATLLHGDPARPNCFHAEGRNKGEIGFLDWEIAHVGDPVRDVERTRGLQFDSLRADGPEEIVRAFYDGYRDRAGGLPDGFEERRPIYDAVRFLGHTGFYDKYASFRDEDPEELAAWMDGEMERRIEKIT; encoded by the coding sequence ATGGACGAACAGATCGCGGCGGCGCTCGACGACGCGTTCCCCGACCGCGACGTGGACGCGGTACATCCCTCCGGCCCCTCGTGGAACGACGAGAATCGAACCGTCGGCATCGACTTCCGCGACGGCGAGTCGGTGTATCTGAAGATGTCGAACGTCGGCGACGGGTCGCGTATCGCCCGCGAACGGGCCGTAATCGATTACGTGGACGAACACGGCGACGTACCAGTCCCGACGGTGCTGGCGAGTGACAGCGCCGGAGCGGTTCCGTATCTCGTGACGGCACCGGTGGTCGGAGAGAACCTGCTGTCTTCGTGGTCCGACGCGAACGCGACGGAGCGCGCGGAACTGGCCCGACAGGTCGGACTCTCGCTGGCGAACGTCCACGCGCTTCGTTTCGAGGAACACGGCCGCATCGTCGGCGGGAGCGCGGACGGTCTGGAACTGGAGACGAAACCGTGGACGGACGTGCTCGTCGAGACGATGACCGAGATGAGCGACATCGGGTCGCAAGACCGCTTTTCACACCACTTCGACGCCGTTATCGAGGCCGTGGAGGACAACCGAGAACTGCTGGACGACACACCAGCGACGCTCCTCCACGGCGACCCGGCGCGTCCGAACTGCTTCCACGCCGAGGGGCGAAACAAGGGGGAAATCGGATTTCTCGACTGGGAAATCGCGCACGTCGGCGACCCGGTGCGGGACGTAGAGCGCACGCGGGGCCTCCAGTTCGACTCGCTCCGTGCCGACGGTCCCGAGGAGATAGTCCGCGCGTTCTACGACGGCTATCGGGACCGGGCGGGCGGCCTCCCGGACGGGTTCGAGGAGCGCCGCCCCATCTACGACGCGGTTCGGTTTCTGGGACACACGGGATTCTATGACAAGTACGCCTCGTTCCGCGACGAGGACCCCGAGGAACTCGCCGCGTGGATGGACGGAGAGATGGAGCGACGAATCGAGAAAATCACCTGA
- a CDS encoding preprotein translocase subunit Sec61beta, producing the protein MSSGQNSGGLMSSAGLVRYFDAEDRNAIRINPKTIFAFGVFFGVFIMVLNFLAL; encoded by the coding sequence ATGAGCAGTGGTCAAAACTCCGGTGGGCTGATGTCCAGCGCCGGACTCGTGCGATACTTCGATGCCGAAGACCGGAACGCGATTCGAATCAACCCCAAGACGATATTCGCGTTCGGTGTCTTCTTCGGCGTCTTCATCATGGTGCTGAACTTCCTCGCGCTGTAA
- the pdxT gene encoding pyridoxal 5'-phosphate synthase glutaminase subunit PdxT, with amino-acid sequence MSLNAGVIAVQGDVSEHADAIRRAGTAHGESVAVTEIRQSGIVPDCDLLCMPGGESTAISRLLQSEGIAPEIQAHVEAGKPVLATCAGLIVAATDADDERVDNLGLLDVTVERNAFGRQKDSFEAPLDVTGLDEPYPAVFIRAPLISDVGSATVLAEWDGRPVAVQDGPVVGTSFHPELTPDSRIHGLAFFADE; translated from the coding sequence ATGAGTCTCAACGCTGGCGTCATCGCCGTCCAAGGCGACGTGAGCGAACACGCCGACGCGATTCGACGGGCCGGAACCGCCCACGGCGAATCCGTCGCAGTCACCGAAATCCGCCAGTCCGGTATCGTCCCGGACTGTGACCTCCTCTGTATGCCGGGCGGCGAATCGACCGCCATCTCTCGACTCCTGCAGTCGGAGGGTATCGCCCCCGAGATACAGGCTCACGTGGAGGCCGGAAAGCCGGTTCTCGCCACCTGTGCCGGTCTCATCGTCGCCGCGACCGACGCCGATGACGAGCGAGTCGATAACCTCGGCCTGCTGGACGTAACCGTCGAGCGCAACGCCTTCGGCCGCCAGAAGGACAGTTTCGAAGCTCCCCTCGACGTGACCGGCTTGGACGAACCGTACCCGGCCGTCTTCATCCGTGCGCCGCTCATCAGCGACGTCGGGTCGGCGACCGTCCTCGCCGAGTGGGACGGCCGACCCGTCGCCGTCCAGGACGGACCGGTGGTCGGGACGTCGTTCCACCCTGAACTCACCCCCGACAGTCGGATTCACGGCCTCGCGTTTTTCGCCGACGAGTAG